In Edaphobacter dinghuensis, one genomic interval encodes:
- a CDS encoding Gfo/Idh/MocA family protein yields MTSSLRCVFKSFVGLFVFGALTLASASAQNSAHIRVAVVGLNHDHIMGFLHELPSHPDVDLVGISEPDAALRQKYAARFHLPDSLFYPSEAAMLAKTHPQAILVYTAIAEHRAAIEQAAPLHIAAMVEKPLATTVEDALAIQRLSQKYNVPVLTNYETTWYASNTAANNMLETGQIGELRKLVFHDGHRGPKEIGVSPDFFKWLTDPKLNGAGALFDFGCYGVDLTTWMMHGELPLTVTAVTLHIKPQIYPKVDDDSTIILTYPHAQAIIQGSWNWPFDRKDMEVYGVKGYIDTLYVDGAPGVKLRVRLPGEHTEHVEDAPPLAPPQNNSLNYLGAVLGGTLTPQHDLTSLDTNVTVVRILDAARRSAQTGRTIHLRDEVEGKK; encoded by the coding sequence ATGACCTCCTCTCTCCGTTGCGTCTTTAAATCCTTCGTCGGCCTCTTTGTCTTTGGTGCGCTCACGCTTGCTTCTGCTTCGGCGCAGAACTCGGCTCACATCCGCGTCGCTGTTGTTGGACTGAACCATGATCACATCATGGGCTTCCTGCACGAGCTGCCCTCGCACCCTGATGTCGATCTCGTCGGCATCTCCGAACCCGATGCTGCGCTTCGCCAGAAGTATGCCGCGCGGTTCCATCTCCCTGATAGCCTCTTCTATCCGTCCGAAGCGGCGATGCTGGCTAAGACACATCCACAGGCGATTCTTGTCTACACTGCTATCGCCGAGCATCGCGCTGCTATTGAGCAGGCTGCGCCGCTGCATATTGCCGCGATGGTCGAGAAGCCGCTGGCTACCACTGTCGAAGATGCTCTGGCGATTCAGAGGCTTTCGCAGAAGTACAACGTTCCTGTGCTCACTAACTATGAGACGACTTGGTATGCCTCCAACACGGCGGCGAATAACATGCTCGAGACCGGGCAGATCGGCGAGCTGCGTAAGCTCGTCTTCCACGATGGGCATCGCGGGCCCAAGGAGATCGGCGTCAGCCCGGACTTCTTCAAGTGGCTTACCGATCCGAAGCTGAACGGCGCTGGAGCGCTCTTCGACTTTGGCTGCTATGGCGTCGATCTCACTACGTGGATGATGCATGGCGAGCTGCCACTTACTGTTACGGCTGTGACCCTGCACATCAAGCCGCAGATCTATCCCAAGGTCGATGACGACAGCACCATTATCCTCACCTATCCGCACGCGCAGGCCATCATTCAGGGCTCGTGGAACTGGCCCTTCGACCGCAAAGACATGGAGGTCTATGGCGTGAAGGGCTATATCGACACGCTGTATGTGGACGGCGCACCGGGCGTGAAGCTGCGCGTTCGTCTGCCCGGCGAGCACACTGAGCACGTCGAAGATGCGCCACCGCTTGCGCCGCCGCAGAATAATTCGCTTAACTACCTTGGCGCGGTGCTCGGCGGAACGCTTACGCCGCAGCATGACCTGACCTCGCTCGACACCAACGTTACTGTCGTACGCATTCTGGACGCCGCACGGCGCTCCGCGCAGACCGGTCGCACCATCCACCTCAGGGACGAAGTCGAAGGCAAGAAGTAG
- the fabZ gene encoding 3-hydroxyacyl-ACP dehydratase FabZ — MDIVEIMSILPHRYPFLLIDRVVEMERKQRIVAIKNVSLNEPHFQGHFPDYPIMPGVLMVEAIAQAGGALLLTEIPDRADKLMVFTGIDNAKFRRPVVPGDQLRIEVTVLQWRSRAVKMLGIATVDGKVACEATVMCQLVPRAAKKPDAEVPAE, encoded by the coding sequence ATGGACATCGTCGAGATCATGTCCATCCTGCCGCATCGCTATCCCTTTCTGCTGATCGACCGCGTGGTCGAGATGGAGCGCAAGCAGCGCATCGTCGCCATCAAGAACGTCTCTCTGAACGAGCCGCACTTTCAGGGACATTTTCCTGACTATCCGATCATGCCCGGCGTGCTGATGGTCGAAGCCATCGCGCAGGCGGGTGGAGCGTTGCTGCTGACCGAGATTCCTGACCGCGCCGACAAGCTGATGGTCTTCACCGGAATCGATAATGCGAAGTTTCGCCGGCCTGTTGTTCCGGGGGATCAGCTTCGCATTGAAGTCACCGTGTTGCAGTGGCGCAGCCGTGCCGTGAAGATGCTGGGCATCGCGACCGTTGATGGCAAGGTGGCCTGCGAAGCGACGGTGATGTGCCAGCTTGTGCCGCGCGCGGCGAAGAAGCCTGACGCCGAGGTACCGGCAGAGTGA
- a CDS encoding DoxX family protein, which translates to MKIAVVIARVLLGLIFLIFGLNNFFHFFPANMPPGDGAVMAGLMFKHGWVTFHGVLYVIAAVLLLVGRYVPVGLTILGPILVNILLFHLTLMPGIGPGLFATVLELFLIWAYWPAFRGIFTAKMDV; encoded by the coding sequence ATGAAGATCGCCGTAGTGATAGCTCGTGTTTTGCTTGGCCTGATATTTCTTATCTTCGGCCTCAACAACTTCTTCCACTTCTTCCCCGCGAACATGCCGCCCGGAGACGGCGCGGTGATGGCGGGCCTTATGTTCAAACACGGATGGGTCACCTTCCACGGCGTTCTGTATGTCATCGCCGCCGTGCTCCTGCTCGTCGGACGTTACGTTCCGGTAGGACTCACGATCCTGGGGCCGATCCTCGTGAACATTCTGCTGTTCCACCTCACATTAATGCCGGGCATCGGGCCGGGGCTGTTTGCAACTGTGTTGGAGCTCTTCCTGATCTGGGCATACTGGCCAGCCTTCCGGGGCATCTTCACGGCCAAGATGGACGTGTAG
- a CDS encoding MmcQ/YjbR family DNA-binding protein — protein MDVERIRSFLLSLPHVVETAQFGGLVYWVGDKAIGGKMFAWVKLEQDSSRQRVISYPAGPERFAELLEIDGIFPAPYVARIHWVAVERWNVFRTLEWEQELRTAYELTLAKLPPKVRTILTMPKTKQRQLIGERRKLLAARRSAS, from the coding sequence ATGGACGTCGAACGCATCCGCTCCTTCCTCCTTAGTCTTCCGCACGTCGTCGAAACCGCACAGTTTGGCGGCCTCGTCTACTGGGTTGGCGACAAAGCCATCGGCGGCAAGATGTTCGCCTGGGTCAAGCTTGAGCAGGACAGCTCTCGCCAGCGCGTCATCTCCTACCCTGCCGGGCCGGAACGCTTCGCCGAGTTGCTCGAGATCGACGGCATCTTTCCCGCGCCCTACGTCGCCCGCATTCACTGGGTCGCCGTCGAACGCTGGAACGTCTTCCGCACCCTAGAATGGGAGCAGGAACTTCGCACGGCCTACGAGTTGACGCTTGCGAAACTTCCACCCAAGGTTCGCACCATTCTGACCATGCCGAAGACGAAGCAGAGACAGCTCATCGGGGAGCGCCGGAAACTTCTGGCTGCTCGGCGATCCGCCTCTTAA
- the lpxA gene encoding acyl-ACP--UDP-N-acetylglucosamine O-acyltransferase — protein sequence MSIHPTAIVAAGAVIPESCTVGPYCTIGANVVLGEECELVSHVVLDGHLTIGNRNRIYSFACLGISPQDLKYAGEPTRVTIGDDNTIREYVTISRGTTGGGGVTTVGSSCLIMAYTHIGHDSHIGNGCILANSATLAGHVIVEDYAVVGALCPVHQFCRIGKYSYIGGGTTITQNVLPYSLTSIERNNHAYGLNKVGLERRGFTPEQLKELRAAYRLLQASKLNTTQALEAIRETVAKGAGEHVAYLADFIANSDRGIIK from the coding sequence GTGAGCATCCACCCGACCGCCATCGTCGCCGCAGGGGCTGTGATTCCGGAGTCCTGCACGGTCGGCCCGTACTGCACGATTGGAGCGAACGTTGTGCTGGGCGAAGAGTGCGAGCTGGTGTCGCATGTCGTCCTCGATGGGCATCTAACGATTGGCAACCGGAACCGCATCTACTCTTTTGCCTGCCTGGGTATTTCGCCACAGGATTTGAAGTATGCGGGCGAGCCGACGCGGGTGACGATTGGCGACGACAACACCATTCGCGAGTACGTCACCATCTCTCGCGGGACGACGGGCGGAGGTGGGGTGACGACGGTGGGGAGCAGCTGCCTGATTATGGCGTACACCCACATCGGCCACGATTCGCACATCGGCAATGGATGCATTCTGGCCAACTCGGCTACGCTGGCTGGACACGTCATCGTCGAGGATTATGCTGTCGTCGGCGCGCTTTGCCCGGTGCACCAGTTCTGCCGCATCGGCAAGTATTCGTACATCGGCGGGGGGACGACGATCACGCAGAATGTGCTGCCCTACTCGCTGACCAGCATCGAGCGCAATAACCATGCTTATGGACTGAACAAGGTAGGCCTGGAACGGCGCGGTTTTACGCCGGAGCAGTTGAAGGAGCTGCGCGCGGCCTATCGGCTGCTGCAGGCCTCGAAGCTGAATACGACACAGGCGCTTGAAGCCATTCGAGAGACGGTTGCGAAGGGCGCTGGCGAACACGTTGCGTATCTTGCCGACTTTATCGCCAATAGCGACCGCGGCATCATCAAATAA
- a CDS encoding DUF3253 domain-containing protein, whose translation MPDRKRKPDRPTPHKDKLCKSCRRPIQWQKKWELDWDIVKFCSEACSGYRGDEKDVALEAAILELLAERSADGDRTKTICPSEAAKLVSGDARGKDKGARRDWEALMEPARAAARRLVAAGKIVITQHGAVVDPATAKGPIRLRYR comes from the coding sequence ATGCCTGACCGCAAACGTAAACCCGACCGTCCTACACCGCACAAAGACAAGCTTTGCAAGAGCTGCCGCCGCCCCATTCAGTGGCAGAAGAAGTGGGAGTTGGACTGGGACATCGTCAAGTTTTGCAGTGAAGCCTGTAGCGGTTATCGCGGCGACGAAAAAGATGTGGCGCTTGAGGCTGCCATTCTTGAGCTGCTGGCCGAACGCAGCGCCGATGGAGACAGGACCAAGACGATCTGCCCGTCAGAGGCGGCCAAGCTGGTCAGCGGCGATGCTCGCGGCAAGGACAAAGGCGCACGCCGCGATTGGGAGGCTTTGATGGAGCCGGCTCGTGCTGCTGCGCGGCGTCTTGTGGCCGCGGGAAAGATCGTCATCACTCAGCATGGAGCCGTCGTCGATCCGGCCACGGCGAAAGGGCCCATCCGGCTGCGCTATCGCTGA